In Actinoplanes lobatus, the DNA window CCGCGATTACCAGCGCCTGATTGATCGTGTCCCGCTTGGTCTTGGTACCCAGCTGCCGCTGCGCCAGCGCAAGGCTTGCTTCGTCAAGGTCGACTACGGTCCGACTCATCAGCGCCTCCCTCGTGATATACAGCCTGGCACACAGATATCAGTGTAGGCGCCCGGACTCACAACCAACGACTGCGGCATGGCCCTCGGCACTCGCACCACCCGGTCGATGAAAGCGACCCTCAGCATGGACAGGCCCTCAGCGACGAGTTCAGCCCTCAGTTCGGCACGGAGCTGTGGGAGAACGCCTACCTGGTCGGATGGCGGGCTGCCCTGCTGCGACGAGACCTGACCCGGGTGGTAACCATCGCGCAGGAGGGCAGCCATCACCCAAGATCTACGCCGGACTGTAGCCAGCGTGACCGGCCGCCATGACGCTGACCGGATCTTGCAACAGGAGGCGAAATCACGCGACGGAGTGCCTTGACATCGACGTCAGCGGTAATCAGGAAACACAGTCCACAGAGGCGACTGATCACCACATCGGCCTTCCCGCAGACCGAAAAACCGCCCCGTCGACTGCGATGGGCGGTTCGGATGCTGCCTGCTCGTGGGCGATACTGGGATCGAACCAGTGACCTCTTCCGTGTCAAGGAACGGTCCCGCAGCCGGCGACCAACAACTTCGCCATGACCCGCATGTATGCGGCGCAAGTGGCGGTAGTTCAGCGCCGTTTAACGCCGTTCAGCGCCGTTTGCGACAGGGTGATGCTCCCAAATCTGCTCCCACCCACCGAGTGTCGGTGGCGGCGGTCAACGTGGGTGGTGCGCGACGGTCACAGATCTTGGCCGGTGAGGATAGGGGACGACGCGCCACTCGCCGACGCCGACTTCCGGCGCCGCTGACATCACGCTCGATACAACGAGCGCGACAGCGGAGGACGGCGATGGCCAGCACAGCCAAGACCTTCAAACGATGCGGATGCCGCAACCAGCAGGGCAACCGACTGGAACAGAACTGCCCACGCCTGCCCGAGCGCGGCCACGGGCTCCTGGTACTTCCAGTGCTACGCGCCGAACCTGCTCGGCCGTTCCGAACGCATCCGCCGCAGCGGCTACCCGTCCCAGGCCGCTGCCCGGCAAGCCCGCGACGACACCCTCGCCGACAGCGCCGCCCGGCGCACTGGCGACGGCTGGACCCTCGAACGCTGGCTCCGCCACGGCTCGACACCCGAACCCGAATCCCGGCCGCGGATGGAAAGCAGCTTCTCTGTTTGTCACAACGGCCCGACCGATTTCTGTGGACGACACCGTGGTGCAGCCTCGGTGCGGCATCGGTGTACTCCGTGGCGCCGCTCAGATACTGGGATTCCCGCACCGATCTCGAAGGGGGCGGTGATAGCCGCGCACCTGATGAGTCTTGACGGGAAACTGGGAGTCCAGATTGAGCGCTTCTGGTAGTGCTGTGAAATCGCCCGCTGCATCCGCGCGCCGACGCTCGTTCAACGATCTCAGCGTCAACCTC includes these proteins:
- a CDS encoding DUF2191 domain-containing protein, yielding MSRTVVDLDEASLALAQRQLGTKTKRDTINQALVIAAGTNGEDRARGLAWLQENAADYLDFEALDEYERSGR